ATAGTATTCCTTATGGTTACccttttatattttatgaattaatattagaaatatgaatagaaaaaatatataagtatataaacctttatgcacatatatgtatatgtctatatatatatattttttttattttgtcTTTTACtatttgtttttgttactgttttaattttttttttttagtcatatatttaaaaatttaatttttttttttttttttttNNNNNNNNNNNNNNNNNNNNNNNNNNNNNNNNNNNNNNNNNNNNNNNNNNNNNNNNNNNNNNNNNNNNNNNNNNNNNNNNNNNNNNNNNNNNNNNNNNNNNNNNNNNNNNNNNNNNNNNNNNNNNNNNNNNNNNNNNNNNNNNNNNNNNNNNNNNNNNNNNNNNNNNNNNNNNNNNNNNNNNNNNNNNNNNNNNNNNNNNNNNNNNNNNNNNNNNNNNNNNNNNNNNNNNNNNNNNNNNNNNNNNNNNNNNNNNNNNNNNNNNNNNNNNNNNNNNTGTAATATTTaagtgaaaaaaaaaaaaaaaaaaaaaaaaaaagtatataatgaaaaattattatatatatatatatatatatttatgtttatatttcttttatttttcattataagtataatatatttattatgtagattcttattatttattgtacctcttgaataatttttgtatataataataagcAATATATAGGGGTTCTTctttatttcctttttttttattttattattttttcattttattattattatttttttttttttttgtggataaaacatttttatattgaacaaaaaaaataaggaaaTCTTGAGATAAACctatttgtttatatatatatatatatatttatttatttatttatatgtatatatatttatatttataccATGAAAggttaattttttttttttttttttttcccaatctacaaaaaaatatataacacCTCACATTTGATAAGGCACTATATTAATATTGAGCCTAACccaaaattattatatatatatatatatatatatatatttttatatatttatatttatatttatatctttaaattttgtaaaaaaagGGGAAAATGAATTTTCCTAATTTGAGcaagaaaataaattccACGGTTAGTAGTAATAAACCCTATTCGTTGTCAGATGAAAAGGGAGGTGAACATATCACTGGAAATTTTGATCCTACAGCTTTAGAAAGAGGTGCTAAAGCATTAAAAGAATTAGATCAGTCATCGAATTCGAGCAAAGCTTTTGAAGTTATAAAGTTACAAGAATTAACGaaacaaaaagaatatgaaaaaCAAATGGAAGAATTATCGTTACAACGTGCTCAGCATATGAGTAATCGTATGAGGATggaaaatgaagaaaaaaggaaaacCATAAATTACCAGCAGGAGCAAGAACGTATTACTGCtgaatataaaacaaaattagAAGCTGAATCATACCAAAAGAAACTTCTTGATCAACAGAAACAAAACGAAGAATGGTTACGTAATCAACATGAACAATATTTAAGACAAGaaaatattagaaaaagaaatgaactagaattaatgaatattaaaatgaaaCAAATTCAAGAAGAGAAACGATTAGAAAGAGAAAATATGAAAGCTAGGATttttgaagaaaataaaggTTTAATAGAAagagaaagaaaaaatttagATATACATTTAACAACATTAAGAACTAAAGCTGATGAAGATAGAAAAACGAAAATTGAAagtattaataaatattttgaacaatttaataattctttattcCTATTCTTAAATGATAAACAAAAACTATATAGATTTGCATTAACCATTACATTAACATCTATAGGTATATATAGTACGAAACATACTACAAAATTTATTAGAACATATGCAGAAACAAAATTAGGAAAACCAAAATTAATTAGAGAAACATCTCTATGgcatattaataaattctttgatatttttaatttaaaaaaaaattttgttcttatcaaaaattttatttatccttttaaaaataaaaataatttatataacaataataaaatatttgatCAAATTGTCTTAAATGAAGAATTGCAAGAAAAGTTACAATGGTCTATAAATAGTTTAAAAAATtccaaaaaatataatttgtatttaaaaaatattcttttacATGGACCACCAGGTACAGGAAAAACATTATTTGCCAAAACTCTTTCTTATCATAGTAATTTcgattatataattattaacGGAGGTGATGTGAGTGCATTAGGTATTCATGCTTCGGtagaattaaataaaatatttgattttctgaaaagaagaaaaaataaaaaatgtattatttttattgatGAAGCAGAAGCTTTTTTACGAAAAGGAAGAAATGAATCATCAATTCATTTTTCCGAAAGCTTAAGAAATGCTTTAGCAACATTTCTTTATCATACAGGTACTGAATCTAAAAAATATTCCATAATACTAGCTACTAATTGTAAAGATATATTAGATCAAGCTGTTATTGATCGTATAGATGAACAGTATAATTTCCACAACCCCAATATTAAAGAGATACAAAAAATGCTTACTAtgtattttaataaatatgtataccctttaaaaaaatataatattactattGATTCATCTATTGATAATGACTATCTACATAATCTTTCGAATCAATTATGTGGATTATCAGGAAGACAAATCTCTAAACTATGTCTTAATATACAAAGTTGTGTTTTTGGTAGTGACACCAAAGTTGTTACAAAGGAATTAATTGATTTAATAACTGCATGGTATTTAAGTAATTCAATTgaacaaacaaataatcaaaacgtaaacgaaaaaaacaaacacTCATCAAATTATACATCTTCTGATGATAATTCAAATTTTAAACTCAAACATAATCCgaatattcataataaaaaaaaccaACAACACCATAACAGTACTAATATTGACCAAGTacataacaaaaaaaaaaatgacgaaaattcaaaaaatattaaccTCAATAATGCTTCAAACCATGATTctataaagaaaaaggtattaataaatgaacaactgtgaaaatatattaaacgATGTTCACCTTatcaacaaaaaaaaaaaaaaaaaaaaaatatatatatatatatattatacatatgtaaataaatatatatatgtctggactttttatatatgtatacattttatatcttATCCTATACacaaatttttatttgtatacattagttttttatattttattaatataatcCATTCACTTtgttaaatttttaaatattaaaaaaaaatataggaattaaaaaaaaaaaaaaaaaaaaaaaaaaaaaaataaaaataaataaattaaagaaatcaatatgttaaatatttatacacTTATGTGTATAAGTAGTActaaattaaaataatataaatataaataaataaataaataaatatatatatatatatatatatatatatataattaccattttaaatatatacattttttgaattatttttgtcATAATGCCAtacttattttttcattttttcaCTGTTCAATTCACCATGcaattttaataaaaagataaatttaatattataaaaaatattttaatagtttttttttttttttttgtttaagtaaaaaaaaaggaccaatatatatttcgcaataaaaaatataaatatgtacatatatatatatatatatatatatatatgtatttatataataattatatataatgaatcGTATTAATCTATAAAAACCTATAAAATTATACTAgtacaatatatattttaatatatt
The window above is part of the Plasmodium reichenowi strain SY57 chromosome 7, whole genome shotgun sequence genome. Proteins encoded here:
- a CDS encoding AAA family ATPase, putative yields the protein MNFPNLSKKINSTVSSNKPYSLSDEKGGEHITGNFDPTALERGAKALKELDQSSNSSKAFEVIKLQELTKQKEYEKQMEELSLQRAQHMSNRMRMENEEKRKTINYQQEQERITAEYKTKLEAESYQKKLLDQQKQNEEWLRNQHEQYLRQENIRKRNELELMNIKMKQIQEEKRLERENMKARIFEENKGLIERERKNLDIHLTTLRTKADEDRKTKIESINKYFEQFNNSLFLFLNDKQKLYRFALTITLTSIGIYSTKHTTKFIRTYAETKLGKPKLIRETSLWHINKFFDIFNLKKNFVLIKNFIYPFKNKNNLYNNNKIFDQIVLNEELQEKLQWSINSLKNSKKYNLYLKNILLHGPPGTGKTLFAKTLSYHSNFDYIIINGGDVSALGIHASVELNKIFDFLKRRKNKKCIIFIDEAEAFLRKGRNESSIHFSESLRNALATFLYHTGTESKKYSIILATNCKDILDQAVIDRIDEQYNFHNPNIKEIQKMLTMYFNKYVYPLKKYNITIDSSIDNDYLHNLSNQLCGLSGRQISKLCLNIQSCVFGSDTKVVTKELIDLITAWYLSNSIEQTNNQNVNEKNKHSSNYTSSDDNSNFKLKHNPNIHNKKNQQHHNSTNIDQVHNKKKNDENSKNINLNNASNHDSIKKKVLINEQL